The Vicinamibacterales bacterium DNA segment TCGCGAGACCATTCGTTGGCGCCGACGCTTCTGTTGTCGATGCCGCAACTCCTAGACCCAAATTTTGAGCGCTCCGTCATTCTTCTCTGTGAGCACGGCACTGAGGGTGCGTTCGGACTGGTGCTGAATCGTCCCACCGAGACCCCCGCCGCCGATGTCATCGGACTAAACCCGAAACCAAGTGAGCACAATGCGCTTCGCTTGTGGATTGGCGGCCCGATTGAGCCACAGCGAGGCTGGATTCTGCTTGGTGAAGGGCTAGGCGCATCCGAGGCTGTGCGGGTGTGTAACGGTGTCTACCTATCGGCTTCGGTTGACTTATTGCGCCGGCTACTCGAGGCAAAGGCTGATACGCCCGC contains these protein-coding regions:
- a CDS encoding YqgE/AlgH family protein; this translates as MSKLSEQVMEESGSRDHSLAPTLLLSMPQLLDPNFERSVILLCEHGTEGAFGLVLNRPTETPAADVIGLNPKPSEHNALRLWIGGPIEPQRGWILLGEGLGASEAVRVCNGVYLSASVDLLRRLLEAKADTPARLLTGYAGWAPGQLEAELAASSWLTVEVDPDLVFSSDPHQMWEQALHGLGADPSALQMGHGVH